Genomic DNA from bacterium:
GCGGCGATGAAGGCCGTCACCGCGCCCACGTAGACGACGACCATCAGGGCGCCGGGGCCGAAGAGCGGGAACAGGCGGGCCACCATGTAGACGCCGGCGGCGACCATGGTTGCGGCGTGGATCAGGGCCGAAACCGGAGTCGGGCCCTCCATGGCGTCCGGCAGCCAGATGTGCAGCGGCATCTGGGCCGACTTGCCCAGGCAGCCCATGAAGAGGCCGACGCCGGCCAGGGTCATCAGGGTGCCCTTGATGGTGCCGGCGTGCACGTGGGCGAAGAGCTCGAAGTAGTTCAGCGTGCCCGTGGCCGTGAAGAAGGTCAGGATGCCCAGCCAGAAGCCCCAGTCGCCGACGCGGTTGGTCAGGAAGGCCTTCTTGTTGGCGTTGGCGGCCGAGTGCTTGTGGAAGAAGAAGCCGATCAGCAGGTAGCTCGCCAGGCCCACCAGCTCCCAGAACACGTACAGGAAGAACAGGTTGTTCGACAGCACGATGCCCATCATGGCGAAGGTGAAGAAGCCCAGGAAGGCGAAGAAGCGCTCGTAGCGGCGGTCGCCGTGCATGTACCCGGTCGAGTACAGGTGCACGAAGAAGCTGACCGTGGTCACGACCATCAGCATCACCGAGGTCATGCCGTCGACGAGGATCCCCGCGTCGATGCGGAAGCCGCCCAGGTTGATCCAGGGCAGGACCGCCTCGACCCGGTGCGACGGGTCGCCGATCTTCCAGAACGTGATGAAGATGCGGATCGCCAGGAACCAGGCCGCGCCCATGAACGTGACGCCGATGAAGTCGCCCTTGCGCGGCAGCATCTTCCCGAAGAAGAAGGTCAACGCGTAGGACGCCAGCGGCAGCACGAGGATGGCCAGGGCCGCATAAAGGATGCCGGATTCACTCAACACCGGTGGTCTCCCTATCGCTTCAGGCTCTGCACGGTGTCCGCGTGGACCGTGCCGAAGTTCCGGAACATCGCCAGCACGATGGCGAGGGCGACGGCCGCCTCCGCGGCGGCGAGCACGATCACGAAGGCGGCCATCATCTGGCCGTCGATGCCGTGCTCGACGTAGCGGGAGAAGGCCACGAAGTTGATGTTCGCGGCGTTGAGCATGAGCTCGACGCCCATCAGGATCCCGACGGCGTTGCGGCGCGCCATGACGGCGAACAGGCCGAGGCTGAACAGCACCGCGCTGACGGTCAGGAAATGGGGCAGTCCGACGTTCACGCCTGCACCTCCGTGTTCTCCGCCGGGGCGCCCGGAGCGGCCGGCGCCGCGTCCTCCGGGTGCGGGTCGCGCGTTCTGCTCTCGCGGATCAGGATCGCCGCACCGAGCATGGCCGCCAGCAGCACCAGCGACACGTACTCGAAGGGGAAGATGAAGCTGGTCATGAAGTTGGTGCCGATCTCCGCCGTGGTGGCCTCGGGCGTCTGCCAGGTGCCGTTCCACTGCACGGCCGTGACGACCTTGTACAGCACCGCGAAGACGAGGGCCGCGAAGACGGCCGCCGGCACCAGCCGGTCCAGGCCGCGCGGCCGCTTCCCGTGCTGCGGCACCCGCGTCATCATGACGGTGAAGAGCACCAGCACCAGCACGCCGCCCACGTACACCATCAGCTGGGCGACGGCGATGAAGTCGGCGCCGAGAAAGGCGTACAGGCCGGCCGCGCCGAAGAGCGTGAACAGCAGGGCGAAGCCCGCGTGCACGATGTTCGGGCTGAAGACGACCCAGATCGCCGGCACGACGGTCAGCAGGGCCAGCAGGATGAAGATCAGGTCGGAGGTCACGATTCCTCTCCCTTGTCGTCGGAGGCCTTGCCCGCCGGCTTCTCCTCCTTGGGCTCCACCCACCAGCCCATGTCGATGCGGGTCTGGCGGTGGCAGGGAATGAGCTGCTCGGTCGGGTCCATGAACTCGTAGACCAGCGACTTGCGGTCGTAGACGGCGTGGTCGTAGTCGTGGCTCATGGTGATCGAGCCGGTGTGGCAGTTCTCGGTGCACAGCGAGCACCAGATGCACTTGTTGTAGTCGATGGCGTACCGCGTCATCATGCGGTCCTTCGCCTTGCCGACGCTCTCGATGTAGATGCAGTCCACCGGACACAGCTTGGCGCAGATGTTGCAGCTGTCGCACTTCGTCATGTCGTTGTGGACGAAGCCCCGGAAGCGCTCGGGCATGACCTGGCGCTCGTCCGGGTACTGCAGCGTCACCGGCTTCTTGTAGATGTGCCTGATGGTGACGCGCATGCCCTTCGCCACCGACCAGAGGGCATCCTTTATGTCTGCGAGGTACTGGACCATCGTCGTTTCTCCACTCAGTTCGGCGACCCGAAGGCCATCTGGATCAGTCCGGACCCGACCACGCACACCAGCGTGATGGGGATCAGGACCTTCCAACACAGGTGCATCAACTGGTCGACGCGCACGCGGGGCAGCGTCCAGCGCACCCACATGTTGGCGAAGACCATCAGGAAGCCCTTGATCACGAACGTCAGGGCCGGCGGCAGGAAGTCCAGGAACGGCAGCGGCGCCCACCAGCCGCCCAGGAAGACCATCGAGGCGATCATGCTCACCAGGAACAGGTTGGCGTACTCCGCGAGGAAGAAGAACGCGAAGCGCATGCCGGTGTACTCGGTGTGGTAGCCGGCCACGAGCTCGGACTCGGTCTCCGGCATGTCGAAGGGCCCGCGGTTGGTCTCGGCGATCGACGAGATGAAGTACACGAAGAAGGCGATGAAGAGGAACGGGTCGCGGAAGACGAACCAGTGCATGATGCCGCCCTGCTGGGCGATCACGATCTCCGAGGTCTTCAGCGAGCCGGTGTACATGATCACGGGGATCGTGGCCAGGGCCAGCGGGATCTCGTAGCTGACCATCTGCGCCGCGCCGCGGGCCGCGCCGTACAGGGCCCACTTGTTGTTCGAGGCCCAGCCCGCCATGAGGATGCCCACGACGACCATGCTGCTGACGGCGAAGATGTAGAACAGGCCGAGGTCGAGGTCGGCGGCCACGAAGCCGGGCGCCCAGGGGAAGGCCGCCCATGCGAGCAGCGACCCGAGCAGCACCAGGATCGGCGCGAACATGAACAGGCCCTTGTCGGCCTCGGCGGGAATGATGTCCTCCTTGCCGAGGATCTTCAGCATGTCCGCGACGGCCTGGGCCCAGCCGTGGAAGCCGCCGGTCCGCATGGGACCGTAGCGGCTCTGCAGGTAGGCCGAGACCTTGCGCTCCATGTAGGTGAACACGATCGCGCAGAGCGCCATCACCGTGAACATGATCACGGCCATGGTCACGGCGCCCGAGATATGCAGCGCCTGGTCCGACATGCCGTCGCCACCGGGCAGCTTCCGGAACAATCCGATGAGAGCGTCCATTAGCGATCGATCTCCCCGAGCACGATGTCCAGTGACCCCACCAGGGCCACGAGGTCGGA
This window encodes:
- a CDS encoding NADH-quinone oxidoreductase subunit I, which codes for MVQYLADIKDALWSVAKGMRVTIRHIYKKPVTLQYPDERQVMPERFRGFVHNDMTKCDSCNICAKLCPVDCIYIESVGKAKDRMMTRYAIDYNKCIWCSLCTENCHTGSITMSHDYDHAVYDRKSLVYEFMDPTEQLIPCHRQTRIDMGWWVEPKEEKPAGKASDDKGEES
- a CDS encoding NADH-quinone oxidoreductase subunit J; protein product: MTSDLIFILLALLTVVPAIWVVFSPNIVHAGFALLFTLFGAAGLYAFLGADFIAVAQLMVYVGGVLVLVLFTVMMTRVPQHGKRPRGLDRLVPAAVFAALVFAVLYKVVTAVQWNGTWQTPEATTAEIGTNFMTSFIFPFEYVSLVLLAAMLGAAILIRESRTRDPHPEDAAPAAPGAPAENTEVQA
- the nuoL gene encoding NADH-quinone oxidoreductase subunit L gives rise to the protein MSESGILYAALAILVLPLASYALTFFFGKMLPRKGDFIGVTFMGAAWFLAIRIFITFWKIGDPSHRVEAVLPWINLGGFRIDAGILVDGMTSVMLMVVTTVSFFVHLYSTGYMHGDRRYERFFAFLGFFTFAMMGIVLSNNLFFLYVFWELVGLASYLLIGFFFHKHSAANANKKAFLTNRVGDWGFWLGILTFFTATGTLNYFELFAHVHAGTIKGTLMTLAGVGLFMGCLGKSAQMPLHIWLPDAMEGPTPVSALIHAATMVAAGVYMVARLFPLFGPGALMVVVYVGAVTAFIAATIALVKTDFKRVLAFSTLSQLGYMVMSLGAGDSVNAMFHLTTHAMFKGLLFLTAGSVIHAVHSQEITDMGGLRKKMPITFATYMIGTLALAGVPGLSGFYSKDGILGSTLAFGMIHGGIHYLPFVLGILAAVLTPFYMMRLTFKAFFGKPADQHRYDHAHESPWNMSVPLIVLAILSIFVSGFNTADKSWFSRFAAPYDIPAIAAEFHLEGAPADAHAMVADAGEAHGDAHGEAQAAGTHGEPAHGEAHAADAHAAPAGHEAAPAHGAE
- the nuoK gene encoding NADH-quinone oxidoreductase subunit NuoK; the protein is MNVGLPHFLTVSAVLFSLGLFAVMARRNAVGILMGVELMLNAANINFVAFSRYVEHGIDGQMMAAFVIVLAAAEAAVALAIVLAMFRNFGTVHADTVQSLKR
- the nuoH gene encoding NADH-quinone oxidoreductase subunit NuoH, giving the protein MSDQALHISGAVTMAVIMFTVMALCAIVFTYMERKVSAYLQSRYGPMRTGGFHGWAQAVADMLKILGKEDIIPAEADKGLFMFAPILVLLGSLLAWAAFPWAPGFVAADLDLGLFYIFAVSSMVVVGILMAGWASNNKWALYGAARGAAQMVSYEIPLALATIPVIMYTGSLKTSEIVIAQQGGIMHWFVFRDPFLFIAFFVYFISSIAETNRGPFDMPETESELVAGYHTEYTGMRFAFFFLAEYANLFLVSMIASMVFLGGWWAPLPFLDFLPPALTFVIKGFLMVFANMWVRWTLPRVRVDQLMHLCWKVLIPITLVCVVGSGLIQMAFGSPN